A stretch of Girardinichthys multiradiatus isolate DD_20200921_A chromosome 20, DD_fGirMul_XY1, whole genome shotgun sequence DNA encodes these proteins:
- the glyctk gene encoding glycerate kinase — protein MAHILSVFRPQSFLALLGRRNPTFHKMSMDSRAREIFRAAVEAVQPDRVVRQSLERKNDSVIIDGCTFTLRHNLHLVGFGKAVLGMAAEVERILGDHLINGVISVPHGIQQTLQQHGKSHLLLKKDSRIKVMEGAKHNLPDEDSQKAAEEIKLLTSELSEKDLLLVLISGGGSALLPAPIPPISLHEKLNVTRRFAAAGATIQELNKVRRTLSLLKGGGLAHHAHPAQVVSLILSDVIGDPLDLIASGPTVTCEVWPEEVLSILDRYKLLNSMPASVRKVLAKQGPRWKDIKEDSGSTGEALNVVIGSNTIALTCAGQRAQELGFRSVVLSPGVCGDVRLVSRLYGLLARFACSREEPSPEIAAEVLRLGPEVGVESWDLCRTMQVLGEGRNEGWGARCLLAGGEPTVELTGKGRGGRNQELALRVGMEMRGLELPPQGPVFLSGGTDGQDGPTEAAGAVTDGGLYDEAQAQGLDINSVLSDNDSYTFFSRLSAAQRLLVPGLTCTNVMDVHVLLIPAIPIEIS, from the exons ATGGCGCACATCCTTTCCGTGTTCCGGCCTCAGTCTTTTCTGGCCCTCTTGGGCAGAAGAAACCCCACCTTCCACAAAATGTCCATGGACTCACGGGCACGGGAAATCTTCAGAGCCGCAGTGGAAGCTGTGCAGCCAGATCGAGTGGTCAGGCAGAGCTTAGAGCGCAAGAACGACTCAGTCATTATTGACGGATGCACATTCACACTGAGACACAACCTGCACCTTGTGGGCTTCGGGAAAGCGGTTTTGGGAATGGCTGCAGAGGTAGAGAGGATTCTGGGCGATCATTTAATCAATGGAGTCATCAGCGTGCCGCATGGGATACAGCAGACGTTACAGCAGCACGgaaaaag CCATCTGTTGCTAAAAAAAGACAGTCGAATCAAAGTCATGGAGGGAGCCAAACACAACCTACCTGATGAGGACTCTCAGAAAGCAGCTGAAGAGATCAAGCTGTTAACCAGTGAATTGTCAGAAAAAGATTTGCTGCTTGTATTAATATCAG GTGGAGGCTCTGCACTGTTACCTGCACCAATACCTCCAATCTCGCTGCATGAGAAGCTTAATGTTACTCGCAGATTTGCAGCTGCTGGTGCGACCATCCAAGAGCTTAACAAAGTACGTCGAACCCTCTCTTTGTTGAAGGGCGGAGGGCTTGCACATCATGCTCACCCTGCACAG GTGGTTTCACTCATACTGTCTGATGTCATTGGGGACCCCCTTGATTTGATAGCAAGTGGTCCGACGGTGACATGCGAGGTGTGGCCAGAAGAGGTTTTATCTATCCTTGACCGATACAAGCTTCTCAACTCCATGCCAGCTTCAGTAAGGAAAGTCCTTGCAAAACAAGGTCCCCGTTGGAAAGACATTAAGGAGGACTCAGGTTCAACCGGAGAGGCTCTCAATGTTGTGATTGGTTCAAATACCATTGCGCTTACATGCGCTGGCCAGCGTGCTCAAGAGCTTGGTTTCCGTTCTGTTGTGCTTTCACCAGGAGTCTGTGGTGATGTGAGGCTGGTCTCCAGACTGTATGGCCTTCTGGCTCGCTTCGCCTGTTCCCGTGAGGAGCCTTCCCCAGAGATCGCAGCCGAAGTGCTAAGGCTTGGACCGGAGGTGGGCGTGGAGAGCTGGGACCTCTGCCGAACCATGCAGGTGTTAGGCGAAGGGCGTAATGAGGGGTGGGGCGCCAGGTGCCTGTTAGCTGGAGGAGAGCCCACTGTGGAATTGACTGGTAAAGGGCGAGGTGGTCGAAACCAAGAGTTGGCTCTGCGGGTGGGTATGGAAATGAGGGGCCTAGAGCTCCCACCTCAGGGGCCCGTGTTTCTGAGTGGTGGCACTGATGGTCAGGACGGTCCCACGGAGGCTGCGGGGGCCGTCACCGATGGCGGGCTGTACGATGAAGCCCAAGCACAAGGGTTAGACATCAACAGCGTCCTCAGTGACAATGACTCTTATACCTTCTTTTCTCGTCTCTCAGCTGCGCAGCGTTTACTCGTACCTGGCCTGACCTGCACTAATGTCATGGATGTACATGTCCTACTTATCCCAGCAATTCCCATTGAaataagttaa